The Geomonas ferrireducens genome includes a window with the following:
- a CDS encoding contractile injection system tape measure protein encodes MPHVIRKKRLHVEFDGPESEVSALQRRLERFCYDCLVPVMEVALNGQIPEDEHLLMEEVVIDAGTIPLDRMELDLTGTVQEGLRQALREELLAPRTGSRRRNNLQAMTEVFLHFLEYGSLPWWFQLPAGRDLQQVLLERWQDPKLPAGAVSLVLEDALVTLRREEARTRLVLQFSETFCSFLLSLVAPSAALRVQAVLDGLEGTGAPAERLLPMRRKLWDHAFAAAASHCGVTERELVRHAWFESPCALRATPGLAAALERQWPEVTQRDKKGPRAPSEGESAAPLDKNTSTPARTPKAIRQDQEAIEELYIDHAGLVLLHPYLPQLFESQQIAKGNRIIDQERCLAMLHYLAAGDVDQPEHLLVLPKLLCNIPLHVPAAKDTELSDEEREECDALLYVMLQHWGALRNSSADGLRGSFLMRQAKLTMCENDEWLLQVERNSYDILLDQLPYSISMVKLPWMEKLLWVQWD; translated from the coding sequence ATGCCGCACGTTATCCGCAAAAAGCGCCTCCACGTCGAGTTCGACGGCCCCGAGTCCGAGGTCTCGGCGCTGCAGCGCCGCCTGGAGCGCTTCTGCTACGACTGCCTCGTGCCGGTGATGGAGGTGGCCCTGAACGGGCAGATCCCGGAAGACGAACACCTTCTCATGGAGGAGGTCGTCATCGACGCCGGGACCATTCCGCTTGACCGCATGGAGCTGGACCTCACCGGCACGGTCCAGGAAGGGCTCAGGCAGGCGCTCCGCGAGGAGTTGCTCGCCCCACGCACCGGTTCGCGACGCAGGAACAACCTGCAGGCAATGACCGAGGTATTTCTCCATTTCCTCGAGTACGGCTCGCTCCCTTGGTGGTTTCAACTGCCGGCAGGCAGGGACCTGCAGCAGGTGCTTCTGGAACGCTGGCAAGACCCGAAACTCCCGGCTGGGGCGGTAAGCCTCGTGCTCGAGGATGCCTTGGTAACCCTGCGCAGGGAGGAGGCACGTACGAGGCTCGTGCTGCAGTTCTCCGAGACGTTTTGTTCCTTTTTGCTGTCGCTGGTCGCCCCGTCCGCCGCGCTGCGGGTGCAGGCGGTGCTGGACGGTCTTGAGGGGACGGGGGCGCCGGCCGAGCGGCTCCTACCGATGCGCAGGAAACTCTGGGATCACGCATTCGCCGCAGCTGCGAGCCATTGCGGAGTAACGGAACGGGAGCTGGTGAGACATGCCTGGTTCGAATCCCCGTGCGCCCTGCGCGCAACCCCAGGATTGGCCGCCGCACTGGAGCGGCAATGGCCGGAAGTGACGCAGCGGGACAAAAAAGGACCGCGTGCGCCCAGCGAAGGCGAGTCAGCCGCACCGCTGGACAAGAATACATCCACACCCGCGCGTACACCGAAAGCGATACGGCAAGACCAAGAAGCCATTGAGGAGCTCTACATCGATCACGCAGGGCTCGTGCTTCTGCACCCGTACTTGCCGCAACTTTTCGAGTCACAGCAGATAGCTAAGGGAAACCGTATCATCGACCAGGAGCGCTGCCTGGCCATGCTGCACTATCTAGCTGCCGGGGATGTCGACCAACCGGAGCATCTGCTTGTTTTGCCGAAACTGCTGTGCAACATCCCGCTCCATGTTCCGGCCGCGAAAGACACCGAACTGAGCGATGAGGAACGCGAGGAGTGCGACGCCCTCCTCTACGTCATGCTCCAGCACTGGGGGGCCCTGCGCAACAGTTCAGCGGACGGGCTGCGCGGCTCCTTCCTGATGCGCCAGGCCAAGCTAACCATGTGCGAAAACGACGAGTGGCTGCTGCAGGTCGAGAGAAACAGCTACGACATACTGCTGGACCAACTCCCTTACAGCATCTCGATGGTCAAACTCCCATGGATGGAAAAGCTCTTGTGGGTGCAGTGGGACTAG
- a CDS encoding ATP-binding protein: MSKDRKAQHPSAEAANLGLALDWIEQLVTGYLALRFERAESFEPPPLEFCSEDSPLELFIKSQDPGMEEFAVVMMALAPHLRPGFYNRILAQFLPEGGEVHEFGGARGADHRAILPTGETAQFILAGNDVRKRIEVQRMFGAEHWFAKKKVVWLDTVRPGEPMMSGRLCIDPELVEWVTLGTVGKPRFGIEFPAQAIETEMGWEDLVLHPDTLRQIREIESWVRHKDVLMEEWGMKKKLAHGYRAFFHGPPGTGKTLTATLLGKYTGRDVFRIDLSRVVSKYIGETEKNLALLFEKAEYKEWILFFDEADALFGKRTDVRDAHDRFANQEISYLLQRIEQYRGLVILASNKRNQLDGAFVRRFQAIIHFPIPRPEERYRIWSGAFPPQVEIAPEIDWRQIASKYELSGAGIMNVMQYCALEVLADQSRRLDLKRLEGAILREYVKEGKVV, encoded by the coding sequence ATGTCCAAGGATAGGAAGGCTCAGCACCCAAGCGCGGAAGCGGCGAACCTCGGCCTCGCCCTGGACTGGATCGAGCAGCTGGTAACGGGCTATCTCGCCCTTCGTTTTGAGCGGGCCGAAAGCTTCGAGCCGCCTCCGCTCGAGTTCTGCAGCGAGGATTCGCCGCTGGAGCTCTTCATAAAGAGCCAGGACCCGGGCATGGAGGAATTCGCCGTGGTGATGATGGCGCTGGCACCCCACCTGCGCCCCGGCTTCTACAACAGGATACTCGCGCAGTTTCTTCCCGAGGGTGGCGAGGTGCACGAGTTCGGCGGGGCACGCGGCGCTGATCACCGGGCCATCCTCCCTACCGGGGAGACCGCCCAATTCATCCTCGCAGGCAATGACGTGCGCAAGAGGATCGAGGTGCAGCGCATGTTCGGCGCGGAGCACTGGTTCGCCAAGAAAAAGGTCGTCTGGCTCGACACGGTGCGTCCCGGCGAGCCGATGATGAGCGGGCGCCTTTGCATAGACCCGGAACTGGTGGAATGGGTGACCCTCGGCACGGTGGGAAAGCCGCGCTTCGGCATCGAGTTCCCGGCCCAGGCGATCGAGACGGAGATGGGATGGGAGGACCTGGTGCTGCACCCGGACACGCTGCGCCAGATCCGCGAGATCGAGAGCTGGGTCCGGCACAAGGACGTCCTCATGGAAGAATGGGGGATGAAGAAGAAGCTGGCGCACGGCTACCGCGCCTTCTTCCACGGCCCCCCCGGCACCGGCAAGACCCTGACTGCGACGCTGTTGGGAAAGTACACCGGACGGGACGTGTTCCGCATCGATCTGTCGCGGGTGGTTTCCAAGTACATCGGGGAGACCGAGAAGAACTTGGCCCTTTTGTTCGAGAAGGCCGAGTACAAGGAGTGGATCCTCTTTTTCGATGAAGCCGATGCCCTCTTCGGCAAGAGGACCGACGTTCGCGACGCCCACGACCGTTTCGCGAACCAGGAGATCTCCTACCTGTTGCAGCGCATCGAGCAGTACCGTGGGCTCGTGATCCTCGCAAGCAACAAGCGCAACCAGCTTGACGGGGCCTTCGTGCGGCGTTTCCAGGCCATCATCCACTTTCCCATCCCGCGGCCGGAAGAACGCTACCGGATCTGGAGCGGTGCCTTCCCGCCGCAGGTTGAGATCGCACCCGAAATCGACTGGCGGCAGATTGCGTCGAAGTACGAGCTCTCCGGCGCCGGGATAATGAACGTCATGCAGTACTGTGCCCTGGAGGTGTTGGCCGACCAGTCGCGCCGCCTGGATCTCAAAAGGCTGGAAGGGGCGATATTGAGGGAGTACGTGAAGGAAGGAAAGGTCGTGTGA
- a CDS encoding eCIS core domain-containing protein codes for MKSCAEKSSSASTASAQVAREPFLSPAVQRKMTVSKPGDKLEQQADRTADQVMRMTAPGGPKEEIPRQQEPLQRQEDRLQKQGNEEKVRRLPDERLQRQEERLQKQGTEERLQKQQDDKPQREQDRLSRQGNEEKLRRKEDEKLGKEGADKDNVQRAEAGAPPAVGEATQSAVKSGASGGRPLASEVRDFMEPRFGSDFGAVRVHDDEHSARLSNDLSARAFTYGNHVFFSRDAYQPGTSDGKRLLAHELAHTVQQGEGVARQGNPHKEKRDESRIMRAPTPAPPKAAPAADAGPVSSEVVDLSSSIFAPSQKVKDEIEASKYKGLEVRVIVKGLTAEGRVKVRMDSKKNLDSVGKGTMPLQNPWTDQIGGMHINFNIKNNEVTGGYASLKPKGGDTNDWLRALQKNAELLGGLGLKVERLPKPKNTFESGKLTLGVENLKVEIGGFLDADFNILVENVAKPKIDASATVDVKGMVKGDLKVDNTKGPLTGQLTLAVSHKSFSGSATVTYKPDGSVDIGGKAAYNADKLSGEVSFIATDLDSANKFAKDAIAAAGGKENIEATGPPPPIPAPKPEKKNRAIAATGQLQFHLTQWFAGTVWVVVDGRGLLTVVSKIAPPGEIPLFPQKNFDREIVKLEAKAYYGIPVVGNLNLFANISLWALARLGPAKIYNIEILGTYSTDPEVQKFIQISASFNISAYAGLRLRAEGGAGIEIASHDLKFGVGIQVDVGLMAYADARPTIGYRDPGVFYVGGTLDIVAQPMLDLGGDFFIALEAPWWSPISDHRWTWPLFSKQWPLSDPVGISAVVKEYVLGSGTVPEIELKKPEFDPSKFMTSMVDDKLPEKSGAKGSGSGTFKDDGSIPPPTIPPKKPAPKKPEAKPTKKGKTPPAGTKSAKPDPKAAKDQETAKIFQAAAKPLGSLRSGGPFTRAMLDAELGKIKGSVKGVTFDVQAKGENWLVTPKAGGKSAKPVQLKGKGIDKDAKEGKKDARSDAQKQADLDAALADATALLEDENKDAAEIKQALPAIKTKYHLILIELVEADADEDEVYDSIRATVNPTKSGTKKKRLRKHKSQYVTRKGHQYVLKPEFSTKEYIRDSFYAKGYRTDVYEWRDDQVNDPKKLRHPTKPNLYKWNNKWWDKTLKYKESPTIDHKKQAVVQHWNETGRTTYHKKRLDYFNDIKGMEVVPYSENSSMGSKLPDSYSKRVTIKFRGPGEGT; via the coding sequence ATGAAATCGTGCGCGGAAAAATCTTCCTCTGCTTCGACCGCTTCGGCTCAAGTCGCCAGAGAGCCGTTTCTTTCCCCTGCCGTGCAGAGGAAGATGACGGTCAGCAAGCCGGGCGACAAGCTCGAGCAGCAAGCGGACCGGACCGCGGACCAGGTCATGCGCATGACCGCTCCGGGAGGCCCGAAGGAAGAAATCCCCAGGCAACAGGAGCCTCTCCAGCGCCAGGAAGATCGTCTCCAAAAGCAGGGAAACGAGGAGAAAGTACGGCGGCTTCCTGACGAGCGCCTGCAGCGGCAGGAGGAACGCCTTCAGAAACAGGGTACTGAGGAGCGTCTGCAGAAGCAGCAGGATGACAAGCCCCAGCGTGAACAGGATCGTCTTTCCCGGCAGGGGAACGAAGAGAAGCTGAGACGCAAGGAGGACGAAAAGCTCGGCAAGGAGGGGGCGGATAAGGACAACGTCCAGCGCGCCGAGGCCGGTGCCCCTCCTGCGGTCGGCGAGGCGACCCAGTCCGCAGTTAAAAGCGGGGCATCCGGCGGGCGCCCGTTGGCAAGCGAGGTGCGGGATTTCATGGAGCCGCGCTTCGGCAGCGACTTCGGCGCGGTCCGTGTCCATGACGACGAGCACTCCGCCCGGCTCTCGAATGACCTGTCCGCCCGCGCCTTCACCTATGGAAACCACGTCTTCTTCTCCCGAGACGCCTACCAGCCGGGCACGAGCGATGGGAAACGGCTCTTAGCCCACGAACTGGCCCACACCGTACAACAGGGCGAGGGGGTCGCCCGCCAGGGGAACCCGCACAAGGAAAAGCGCGACGAGTCCCGAATCATGCGGGCACCCACCCCCGCTCCCCCAAAGGCCGCGCCTGCGGCAGATGCGGGTCCGGTTAGTTCCGAAGTGGTGGATCTATCCTCCTCCATCTTCGCCCCCTCGCAAAAGGTTAAAGACGAGATCGAGGCTTCCAAGTACAAGGGCCTGGAAGTACGAGTGATCGTGAAGGGATTGACCGCCGAGGGACGGGTCAAGGTCCGCATGGACAGCAAGAAGAATCTCGACTCGGTCGGCAAGGGGACCATGCCCCTGCAAAACCCGTGGACCGACCAGATCGGCGGGATGCACATCAACTTCAACATCAAGAACAACGAGGTGACCGGCGGCTACGCGTCGCTGAAACCAAAGGGGGGCGACACCAACGACTGGCTGCGGGCGCTGCAGAAAAACGCGGAGCTGCTGGGAGGGCTCGGCCTCAAGGTCGAAAGGCTCCCGAAACCAAAGAACACCTTCGAGTCGGGAAAGCTCACCCTGGGTGTCGAAAACCTGAAGGTGGAAATCGGCGGGTTCCTGGACGCCGACTTCAACATCCTGGTGGAAAACGTCGCCAAGCCGAAAATAGACGCCTCCGCCACCGTCGACGTGAAGGGGATGGTGAAGGGGGACCTCAAGGTGGACAACACCAAGGGGCCCCTCACCGGCCAGCTCACCCTGGCGGTCAGCCACAAGTCCTTCTCCGGTTCCGCGACGGTCACCTACAAGCCGGACGGCAGCGTCGACATCGGCGGCAAGGCGGCCTACAACGCGGACAAGCTCTCCGGCGAGGTCTCTTTCATCGCCACCGACCTCGACTCGGCGAACAAGTTCGCCAAGGACGCCATCGCCGCGGCAGGAGGCAAGGAGAACATCGAGGCGACCGGCCCTCCCCCGCCGATACCTGCGCCGAAACCTGAGAAGAAAAACCGCGCCATCGCCGCCACGGGGCAGTTGCAATTCCATCTTACCCAGTGGTTCGCCGGCACCGTCTGGGTCGTGGTAGACGGCCGCGGCCTGTTGACCGTGGTGAGCAAGATCGCGCCCCCCGGCGAGATCCCACTCTTCCCGCAGAAGAACTTCGACCGGGAGATCGTCAAGTTAGAGGCGAAGGCATATTACGGCATCCCCGTGGTCGGCAACCTGAACCTCTTCGCCAACATAAGCCTCTGGGCGCTGGCGCGGCTTGGCCCTGCCAAGATCTATAACATCGAGATCCTGGGGACCTACTCGACCGACCCGGAGGTCCAGAAGTTCATCCAGATCTCCGCCTCCTTCAACATCTCCGCCTATGCCGGTCTTAGACTGCGCGCCGAGGGGGGTGCCGGGATCGAGATCGCATCTCACGACCTGAAGTTCGGCGTAGGGATCCAGGTGGACGTGGGGCTCATGGCCTACGCCGACGCCCGCCCCACCATCGGCTATCGCGACCCCGGGGTTTTCTACGTCGGCGGCACGCTGGACATCGTCGCCCAGCCCATGCTCGACCTCGGCGGCGATTTCTTCATTGCTCTCGAAGCGCCATGGTGGTCGCCGATCTCGGACCATCGCTGGACCTGGCCACTTTTCTCGAAGCAGTGGCCCCTCTCCGACCCGGTCGGCATCAGCGCAGTGGTGAAGGAGTACGTGCTCGGCTCGGGCACCGTCCCGGAGATCGAACTGAAAAAGCCGGAGTTCGACCCGTCCAAGTTCATGACGAGCATGGTCGACGACAAGCTCCCCGAGAAGTCGGGCGCCAAGGGAAGCGGCAGCGGCACCTTCAAAGACGACGGGAGCATCCCGCCCCCCACCATCCCCCCGAAAAAACCGGCACCGAAGAAGCCGGAGGCTAAACCGACGAAGAAAGGAAAGACACCACCTGCCGGGACCAAATCGGCCAAACCGGACCCGAAGGCAGCCAAGGACCAGGAGACGGCGAAGATCTTCCAGGCTGCAGCGAAGCCCCTGGGCTCGCTCCGGTCGGGCGGCCCTTTCACCCGCGCCATGCTGGATGCGGAACTCGGCAAGATCAAGGGATCGGTGAAGGGGGTGACCTTCGACGTGCAGGCCAAGGGGGAAAACTGGTTGGTTACCCCGAAGGCGGGCGGGAAGAGCGCGAAACCGGTCCAACTGAAGGGAAAAGGGATCGACAAGGACGCCAAGGAGGGAAAAAAGGACGCGCGAAGCGATGCACAGAAGCAAGCCGACCTCGACGCGGCCCTCGCCGACGCCACAGCCCTTCTGGAGGACGAGAACAAGGACGCCGCTGAAATAAAGCAGGCGCTCCCGGCGATAAAGACGAAGTACCACCTGATCCTGATCGAACTGGTCGAAGCTGATGCGGACGAGGACGAGGTCTACGACAGCATACGCGCCACCGTCAACCCGACAAAGAGCGGCACGAAAAAGAAACGTCTCAGAAAGCACAAGTCGCAGTACGTTACGCGCAAGGGGCATCAGTACGTACTCAAGCCGGAATTCAGCACCAAGGAGTACATCCGCGACAGCTTCTACGCCAAGGGCTACCGCACCGACGTGTACGAATGGCGCGACGACCAGGTGAATGATCCCAAAAAGCTGAGACACCCGACCAAGCCCAATCTTTACAAGTGGAACAACAAGTGGTGGGACAAGACACTCAAGTACAAGGAGTCCCCCACCATCGACCACAAAAAGCAGGCTGTGGTCCAGCACTGGAATGAAACAGGGAGAACGACCTATCACAAAAAACGCCTAGATTACTTCAATGACATAAAGGGGATGGAGGTCGTTCCCTACAGCGAGAACAGTTCTATGGGGTCAAAGCTCCCCGACAGTTATTCAAAGCGAGTCACCATCAAATTCAGAGGTCCGGGAGAAGGGACATGA